The following coding sequences lie in one Myxococcus xanthus genomic window:
- a CDS encoding tetratricopeptide repeat protein, producing MAKSMVERYEQLLRQDPTSSVFVELAKALLEKGDAARAIEVCGQGISHHPASVVGRVLWGKALIQQGRPAEAMDQFEQAISIEKDNPYAYNLIGEVLLQHRLYRSALPILRKALALQPNDGRVKQWLEQTEQAFAGGPAPVFANLMGLEKPSSDEDAPSEEASKDEAPSPTVAPMAAARLRAAALGDAAKLKPASAGAVPAGDAPAAARADVASEASAKDAEQGRTNADAEGNAQAGSDVGAAEQGGAAVPSDDAAPRDGGRDASASLGLLNRPVPVSSVLGAELPSLDLGLGDDDDAPPRGVDEAASVTQAPSEDSAFEQRADAEQDSGAVADPPTQQVSVAEETAAASEPEASGDVDEQQAGAAPAEDAGASVAGGLLGDLPPPEPTASRPVVASTPATPRGSGGKRSLLEEIPDAAPAPAATAAKAKARKPDTEALTAEYEKELRAKLAREAAKTSFIARHGVKVAGAVVGVVVLAIVVFSFVNIRASQGGQTLSETLARAEDLIIQDTGASLDAALAQLEKARDMDESSSRAWALTAWAHALRYADHGQASEDRRQALEALERPGVKDAAPAQVLVTNVLVADERGRALARSALLGSQQDSTEVHALAGSLLLEAKDEKQALERFDRALRASGANVRALVALGDYYKASEDFPQAIEMYERARKKSPEHPSARIGQAEARLALYQDLDAALADVARLAEDPKLPAALKARQQLVHGELLSAQGKHAEARALLSKGTQGPLAFEFQLALGAASRAAGTLDAAQAAYEAALKLRPKSEEAREGLGRTLLDRDREREVLTRLEADGGRKVALVRGAAYARLGDWKKARAELARTRVNDRYPPEAVSWLALADAAEGNGAQARELLEKALHAAKRPRNDMRLALGQLYWRERAYDKAQVLFEEAQKDPRDYEAACSLGRLMLSRGLPDMALKPLTQAVERNGAHGEARDALGRTLLALGRTPDALKQFEAWQLENPGSAAAHKGFALALFHSGRRKDAEGAVQRSVKLVSDDAEAHKLRAAILFGAGDARGGFSALERANKLDPKDAGTFCEIALAFMRQGNSGNAEAAFAAARREGPDATCGRVGELYAQLPGGGRGAARTLEDLAARAPTVWDKAFAQATMARALLGAGAVKDARTAADEAVRLAPFDGRAQLALGMVALKQKQEDVARAALEKAVELEPADGLARLALADALVREPSALPRAVESYEAFLKLAGGSNEAARVKKALPSLKKKAAR from the coding sequence TGCTGTGGGGCAAGGCCCTCATTCAGCAGGGCCGGCCCGCCGAGGCGATGGACCAGTTCGAGCAGGCCATCTCCATCGAGAAGGACAACCCCTACGCCTACAACTTGATTGGCGAGGTGCTGCTCCAGCACCGGTTGTACCGGTCCGCGCTTCCCATTCTTCGCAAGGCCCTGGCGCTGCAGCCGAACGATGGCCGCGTGAAGCAGTGGCTGGAGCAGACGGAGCAGGCGTTCGCGGGTGGACCGGCTCCCGTGTTCGCGAACCTGATGGGGCTGGAGAAGCCCTCGTCGGACGAGGACGCGCCGTCGGAGGAGGCGTCGAAGGACGAGGCTCCGAGTCCCACGGTGGCGCCCATGGCCGCTGCCCGGCTGCGCGCCGCCGCGCTGGGGGATGCGGCGAAGCTGAAGCCCGCGAGCGCCGGTGCGGTGCCGGCGGGTGACGCCCCGGCGGCCGCTCGCGCGGATGTGGCATCCGAAGCCTCCGCGAAGGACGCGGAGCAGGGGCGCACGAACGCGGACGCGGAAGGGAACGCTCAGGCGGGCTCGGACGTTGGCGCGGCGGAGCAGGGCGGAGCGGCAGTCCCTTCGGATGACGCGGCTCCGCGGGACGGTGGCCGTGACGCGAGCGCCTCGCTGGGCCTGTTGAACCGGCCGGTGCCGGTGTCGTCAGTCCTGGGCGCGGAGCTTCCGAGCCTGGACCTGGGGCTGGGTGATGACGACGACGCCCCTCCGCGTGGCGTGGATGAAGCGGCTTCCGTGACCCAAGCGCCCTCGGAGGACTCCGCGTTCGAGCAACGCGCTGACGCCGAGCAGGACTCCGGCGCTGTCGCGGACCCGCCGACGCAACAGGTGTCCGTCGCGGAGGAGACTGCCGCGGCCTCGGAGCCCGAGGCGAGCGGTGACGTGGATGAACAGCAGGCCGGGGCCGCTCCGGCCGAGGACGCCGGGGCCTCTGTCGCGGGTGGTCTCCTGGGCGACCTTCCTCCTCCCGAGCCGACGGCGTCGAGGCCCGTCGTGGCGAGCACGCCCGCGACGCCGCGAGGCTCTGGGGGCAAGCGCTCCTTGCTGGAGGAGATCCCGGACGCTGCGCCCGCACCCGCGGCCACCGCCGCGAAGGCCAAGGCGCGCAAGCCGGACACCGAAGCGCTCACCGCCGAGTACGAGAAGGAACTGCGGGCGAAGCTGGCGCGTGAGGCGGCGAAGACGTCGTTCATCGCCCGGCATGGCGTGAAGGTCGCTGGGGCCGTGGTGGGCGTGGTGGTGCTGGCCATCGTCGTCTTCAGCTTCGTCAACATCCGCGCGAGCCAGGGCGGACAGACGCTGAGCGAGACGCTGGCCCGGGCCGAGGACCTCATCATCCAGGACACTGGGGCCTCGCTGGATGCCGCGCTGGCGCAGCTCGAGAAGGCGCGGGACATGGACGAAAGCAGCAGCCGGGCCTGGGCGCTGACGGCCTGGGCGCACGCGCTGCGCTACGCGGACCATGGGCAGGCCTCCGAGGACCGACGCCAGGCACTGGAAGCGCTGGAGCGGCCGGGCGTGAAGGACGCGGCCCCCGCGCAGGTGCTGGTTACCAACGTGCTGGTGGCGGACGAGCGCGGACGTGCCCTGGCGCGGAGCGCGCTGCTGGGCTCGCAGCAGGACAGCACCGAGGTCCACGCGCTCGCTGGCAGCCTGCTGCTGGAGGCGAAGGACGAGAAGCAGGCGCTCGAGCGCTTTGACCGCGCGCTTCGTGCCTCTGGCGCCAACGTCCGCGCGCTGGTGGCCCTGGGTGATTACTACAAGGCTTCCGAGGACTTTCCGCAGGCCATCGAGATGTACGAGCGTGCGCGCAAGAAATCCCCCGAGCACCCCTCGGCCCGCATCGGCCAGGCGGAGGCTCGGCTCGCGCTGTACCAGGACCTGGATGCCGCGCTGGCGGACGTGGCGCGGCTCGCGGAGGACCCGAAGCTTCCTGCGGCGTTGAAGGCGCGCCAGCAGCTGGTGCATGGCGAGCTGCTGTCCGCTCAGGGCAAGCATGCCGAGGCCCGCGCGCTGCTCTCCAAGGGCACCCAGGGCCCCCTGGCCTTCGAGTTCCAGCTCGCGCTCGGCGCCGCCAGTCGTGCGGCCGGGACGCTGGACGCGGCGCAGGCCGCCTACGAGGCCGCGCTCAAGCTGCGGCCCAAGAGCGAAGAGGCCCGCGAGGGGCTGGGCCGCACGCTGCTGGACCGCGACCGGGAGCGCGAAGTCCTCACCCGTCTGGAGGCCGACGGGGGCCGCAAGGTGGCCCTGGTGCGCGGCGCCGCGTATGCGCGCCTGGGAGACTGGAAGAAGGCCCGCGCGGAGCTGGCGCGCACGCGTGTGAATGACCGGTATCCCCCGGAGGCCGTCTCCTGGCTGGCCCTGGCGGACGCAGCCGAGGGCAACGGCGCCCAGGCGCGGGAGCTGCTGGAGAAGGCCCTGCACGCGGCGAAGCGGCCCCGCAACGACATGCGGCTGGCGCTGGGGCAGCTCTACTGGCGCGAGCGGGCCTACGACAAGGCGCAGGTCTTGTTCGAGGAGGCCCAGAAGGACCCGCGTGACTATGAGGCCGCGTGCTCGTTGGGGCGGTTGATGTTGTCGCGTGGGCTGCCCGACATGGCCCTCAAGCCGCTGACGCAGGCGGTGGAGCGCAACGGCGCGCACGGCGAGGCCCGGGACGCGCTGGGGCGCACGCTACTGGCCCTGGGGCGGACGCCGGACGCGCTCAAGCAGTTCGAGGCGTGGCAGCTGGAGAACCCGGGGAGCGCGGCCGCGCACAAGGGCTTCGCGCTGGCGCTGTTCCACTCTGGCCGCCGCAAGGACGCGGAGGGCGCGGTGCAGCGCTCGGTGAAGCTGGTGTCGGATGACGCCGAGGCGCACAAGCTTCGCGCGGCCATCCTCTTCGGCGCGGGAGACGCGCGGGGCGGCTTCTCCGCGCTGGAGCGCGCCAACAAGCTGGACCCGAAGGACGCGGGCACGTTCTGTGAGATTGCCCTCGCCTTCATGCGCCAGGGCAACAGTGGCAACGCGGAGGCGGCCTTCGCCGCGGCCCGGCGAGAAGGGCCCGACGCCACCTGTGGCCGGGTGGGAGAGCTGTACGCGCAGTTGCCGGGCGGTGGGCGTGGCGCCGCTCGGACGCTCGAGGACCTGGCGGCCAGGGCGCCGACTGTCTGGGACAAGGCCTTCGCACAGGCCACCATGGCGCGCGCGCTGCTGGGGGCGGGGGCCGTGAAGGATGCCCGTACCGCAGCGGATGAGGCCGTGCGCCTGGCGCCTTTCGATGGGCGCGCCCAGCTTGCACTGGGAATGGTGGCGCTCAAGCAGAAGCAGGAGGACGTGGCCCGGGCCGCGCTGGAGAAGGCCGTGGAGCTGGAGCCCGCGGATGGCCTGGCGCGCCTGGCGCTCGCGGATGCGTTGGTGCGCGAGCCCAGCGCCCTGCCTCGGGCCGTGGAGTCCTACGAGGCGTTCCTGAAGCTGGCCGGTGGCTCGAATGAGGCCGCGCGGGTGAAGAAGGCCCTGCCCAGCCTCAAGAAGAAGGCGGCGAGGTAG
- a CDS encoding RecQ family ATP-dependent DNA helicase, with amino-acid sequence MMNMRAMPVDLPYLEEAQQGLVRHFGLSQFRPGQDQVISSVLSGRNTVVVMPTGAGKSLCYQLPATLLPGLTLVVSPLIALMKDQVEQLTARGIPATFINSSLSDLERAERMRKLRAREYKLLYVAPERFRSQSFLETVSALGVDLLAVDEAHCISQWGHDFRPDYALLGQVRKRLRPPRTVALTATATPEVRADIVRVLLMKDPQEFAMGFDRPNLFLGKQEVGGDADRHEACARLASTGGSGIVYCSTRRAAEDIFSELHGRGVKAVLYHAGMDDDARRRAQDTFMSAKEAVAVATNAFGMGIDKPDIRFVGHANIPRAVEAYYQEIGRAGRDGQAARAVLLFNHSDVFTQERLIQSSHPAEAIFGDVWNVLQSVEEFERGVHALAGTVNASEFEVSAALRILEREGKVERGGRGEGEHGITLLEKATSAQPHSPDAQRLLKSLLETFPVGRQVTTELPILARRIGLSVDEVRHALGLLEKAHVVKVRRPFAGRSIRALERVPFRELGLDLSRVREQERQNLSLLRRMTEYAYTDRDKKCRRSAILRYFGQRDTNTSCGNCDVCTPEKMPTLLAHGPAASRSRGTGSAAAPVVTNYSELASTELRRWRKELSKDLGVAPFIIFNDATLLGLSAALPVDREGFLSVKGTGESRWERFGPKVVEICLMARAAGHEPQAVPDAAVRARKPTIRRRS; translated from the coding sequence ATGATGAACATGCGCGCGATGCCGGTGGACCTGCCCTACCTCGAGGAAGCACAGCAGGGGCTGGTCCGCCACTTCGGCCTGTCCCAGTTCCGGCCGGGGCAGGACCAGGTCATCTCCTCCGTCTTGAGCGGCCGCAACACGGTGGTGGTGATGCCCACCGGCGCGGGCAAGAGCCTGTGTTACCAGCTGCCCGCCACGCTGCTGCCGGGGCTGACGCTGGTGGTGTCGCCGCTGATTGCCCTGATGAAGGACCAGGTGGAGCAGCTCACCGCGCGGGGCATCCCGGCGACCTTCATCAACTCATCGCTGTCCGACCTGGAGCGCGCGGAGCGGATGCGCAAGCTGCGCGCGCGTGAGTACAAGCTGCTCTACGTGGCGCCCGAGCGCTTCCGCAGCCAGAGCTTCCTGGAGACGGTGTCCGCGCTGGGCGTGGACCTGCTCGCCGTGGACGAGGCGCACTGCATCTCCCAGTGGGGGCACGACTTCAGGCCGGACTACGCGCTGCTCGGACAGGTAAGAAAGCGGCTGCGTCCGCCGCGCACGGTGGCGCTCACCGCCACGGCCACGCCGGAGGTCCGCGCGGACATCGTGCGGGTCCTGCTGATGAAGGACCCGCAGGAGTTCGCCATGGGCTTTGACCGCCCCAACCTCTTCCTGGGCAAGCAGGAGGTGGGCGGCGACGCGGACCGGCACGAGGCCTGCGCACGGCTGGCGTCCACGGGCGGGAGCGGCATCGTGTACTGCTCCACGCGGCGCGCGGCAGAAGACATCTTCTCCGAACTGCATGGGCGCGGGGTGAAGGCGGTGCTGTACCACGCGGGCATGGACGATGACGCCCGGCGCCGCGCCCAGGACACCTTCATGTCCGCGAAGGAAGCCGTGGCGGTGGCCACCAACGCCTTCGGCATGGGCATCGACAAGCCGGACATCCGCTTTGTCGGCCACGCCAACATCCCGCGGGCGGTGGAGGCGTACTACCAGGAGATTGGCCGCGCGGGCCGCGACGGACAGGCCGCGCGCGCGGTGCTGCTCTTCAACCACTCGGACGTCTTCACCCAGGAGCGGCTCATCCAGAGCAGCCACCCGGCCGAGGCCATCTTCGGGGACGTGTGGAACGTGCTCCAGTCAGTGGAGGAGTTCGAGCGAGGCGTGCACGCGCTCGCGGGCACGGTGAACGCCAGCGAGTTCGAGGTCTCCGCCGCGCTGCGCATCCTCGAACGCGAGGGCAAGGTGGAGCGTGGTGGCCGAGGCGAGGGCGAGCACGGCATCACCCTGCTGGAGAAGGCCACCTCGGCGCAGCCGCACTCGCCGGACGCGCAGCGGCTGCTCAAGTCCTTGCTGGAGACGTTCCCCGTGGGCCGGCAGGTCACCACGGAGCTGCCCATCCTCGCGCGCCGCATCGGGCTGTCGGTGGACGAGGTCCGCCACGCGCTGGGCCTGTTGGAGAAGGCCCACGTAGTCAAGGTCCGGCGCCCCTTCGCCGGGCGCTCCATCCGCGCGTTGGAGCGGGTGCCCTTCCGCGAGCTGGGGCTCGACCTGAGCCGCGTGCGGGAGCAGGAGCGGCAGAACCTGTCGCTGCTGCGGCGGATGACCGAGTACGCCTATACGGACCGGGACAAGAAGTGCCGACGCTCGGCCATCCTCCGCTACTTCGGCCAGCGCGACACCAACACGTCGTGTGGCAACTGCGACGTGTGCACGCCGGAAAAGATGCCCACACTGCTGGCCCACGGGCCGGCAGCGTCGCGCTCGCGTGGCACGGGCTCCGCGGCGGCGCCGGTGGTGACGAACTACAGCGAGCTGGCCTCCACGGAGCTGCGGCGCTGGCGCAAGGAACTGTCGAAGGACCTGGGCGTCGCCCCCTTCATCATCTTCAACGACGCCACGCTGCTGGGCCTGTCCGCGGCGCTGCCGGTGGACCGGGAGGGATTCCTCTCGGTGAAGGGCACCGGGGAGAGCCGCTGGGAGCGCTTTGGCCCCAAGGTGGTGGAAATCTGCCTGATGGCGCGCGCCGCGGGCCACGAGCCCCAGGCCGTGCCGGACGCCGCGGTGCGCGCGCGCAAGCCCACCATTCGTCGCCGGAGCTGA
- a CDS encoding DUF3006 family protein: MVSMVGLWGAVQVELLEDVRAQVVRLDTGQACTVERASLPTGVREGDVVVDGRLEPGQTEARRQDVARIRARLAVPVPPGFDL, from the coding sequence ATGGTGAGCATGGTGGGGCTGTGGGGAGCGGTGCAGGTGGAGCTGCTGGAGGACGTCCGGGCGCAAGTGGTGCGGCTGGACACCGGACAGGCATGCACGGTGGAGCGCGCGTCGCTGCCCACGGGCGTGCGCGAGGGTGACGTCGTGGTGGATGGCCGGCTGGAGCCAGGGCAAACGGAGGCGCGGCGGCAGGACGTCGCGCGGATACGAGCGCGGCTGGCTGTTCCGGTTCCACCAGGGTTCGACCTGTGA
- the radC gene encoding RadC family protein, which yields MEQAAAGAAWAGEGSVRARGVGGAEASRERLFRLGAAALTDPELLCLVWSSGPRAPGAWAVAGALLSEGGGLKGLVQQEPLALSLRPGVGPVRAAQALAALELGRRSQRARERRPRLRTPKEIAAYLAPVLGALRREVFHVLCFNARNVLVHDARVAEGTMNTCPVDPREVFAAALTSRATSIVLAHNHPSGDPEPSVQDLGLTRHLVAGAQLLNIKVLDHVVMGDGGYVSMLERGLMPDEAQEKRRAWSANGGGG from the coding sequence ATGGAGCAGGCGGCGGCGGGAGCGGCGTGGGCGGGCGAAGGGTCGGTGAGGGCGCGAGGGGTGGGAGGCGCGGAGGCGTCACGGGAGCGCCTCTTCCGGTTGGGGGCGGCGGCACTCACCGACCCGGAGCTGTTGTGCTTGGTGTGGAGCTCCGGGCCTCGCGCGCCTGGAGCGTGGGCGGTGGCGGGGGCACTGCTGTCGGAGGGCGGTGGGCTGAAGGGGCTGGTGCAGCAGGAGCCCCTGGCGCTGAGTCTGCGGCCCGGCGTGGGGCCTGTCCGGGCGGCGCAGGCACTGGCCGCGCTGGAGCTGGGCCGCCGCTCGCAGCGTGCCCGGGAGCGCAGGCCCAGGCTGCGCACGCCGAAGGAGATTGCCGCGTACCTGGCGCCGGTGCTGGGGGCGCTGCGGCGCGAGGTGTTCCACGTCCTGTGCTTCAACGCGCGCAACGTGTTGGTGCATGACGCGCGCGTGGCGGAGGGCACCATGAACACCTGCCCGGTGGACCCGCGGGAGGTGTTCGCCGCGGCGCTCACCTCGCGCGCCACGTCCATCGTGCTGGCGCACAACCACCCTTCGGGAGACCCGGAGCCCAGCGTCCAGGACCTGGGCCTGACGCGGCATCTGGTCGCGGGGGCGCAGTTGCTCAACATCAAGGTGCTGGACCACGTGGTGATGGGAGACGGCGGCTACGTGTCGATGCTGGAGCGCGGGCTGATGCCGGACGAAGCACAGGAGAAGCGGCGGGCGTGGAGCGCGAATGGAGGCGGCGGATGA
- a CDS encoding Crp/Fnr family transcriptional regulator, giving the protein MDAAVLKKVALFEGLTQGQLAKVAQIGHSRTYPAGAFLFREGETGQEMFVIAEGKVRISKSVPGIGEEALAILEPGQYFGEMAVIEDSPRSADAIAHVSCAVWVIERSRLDQLMFTDKDLAYVLLWTFVRTLSERLRETNEKIKGFFALSRF; this is encoded by the coding sequence ATGGATGCCGCCGTCCTCAAGAAGGTTGCGCTGTTCGAGGGTTTGACCCAGGGACAGCTCGCCAAGGTCGCCCAGATTGGCCACTCCCGGACCTACCCGGCGGGCGCCTTTCTGTTCCGTGAGGGGGAAACCGGCCAGGAGATGTTCGTAATCGCCGAGGGCAAGGTCCGCATCTCCAAGTCGGTGCCCGGCATCGGCGAGGAGGCGCTCGCCATCCTGGAGCCCGGCCAGTATTTCGGTGAGATGGCGGTCATCGAGGATTCGCCGCGCTCGGCGGACGCCATCGCCCACGTGAGTTGCGCCGTCTGGGTCATCGAGCGCTCCCGGTTGGACCAGCTGATGTTCACCGACAAGGACCTGGCGTACGTGCTGCTCTGGACGTTCGTCCGCACGCTGAGCGAACGGCTCCGCGAGACGAACGAGAAGATCAAGGGCTTCTTCGCCCTCTCCCGCTTCTGA
- the trxB gene encoding thioredoxin-disulfide reductase: MVEEKINKVTIIGSGPAGYTAAIYAARANLQPVVFAGGPTLEHPQRVPGGQLMVTTDVENYPGFPEAITGPELMERFQKQAERFGTTIHMENVVKVDFSQRPFLIQGESVSCRSETVIISTGATAKWLGVKGEDTYKNRGVSACATCDGAFFKKQDVLVVGGGDTAMEEATYLAKIVNHVTLIHRRDTLRASKVMQERARQNPKISFMWDSAVEEVLGDAKGMNGAVVRNLKTGDSHQVKATGLFVAIGHTPNTELFQGVLETHQGGYLKTVPGSTRTNIEGVFACGDVQDHYYRQAITAAGTGCMAAIDAERWLIEHGE, translated from the coding sequence GTGGTGGAGGAGAAGATCAACAAGGTGACCATCATCGGCTCGGGGCCCGCGGGCTACACCGCGGCCATCTACGCCGCGCGCGCCAACCTGCAGCCGGTGGTGTTCGCCGGGGGCCCCACCCTGGAGCACCCGCAGCGTGTGCCGGGTGGCCAGCTCATGGTGACCACCGACGTGGAGAACTACCCGGGCTTTCCGGAGGCCATCACCGGCCCGGAGTTGATGGAGCGTTTCCAGAAGCAGGCGGAGCGGTTTGGCACCACCATCCACATGGAGAACGTGGTGAAGGTGGACTTCTCCCAGCGCCCCTTCCTCATCCAGGGGGAGAGCGTCAGCTGCCGCTCGGAGACGGTCATCATCTCCACCGGCGCCACCGCCAAGTGGCTGGGCGTCAAGGGCGAGGACACCTACAAGAACCGCGGCGTCTCCGCGTGCGCCACCTGCGACGGTGCCTTCTTCAAGAAGCAGGACGTGCTGGTGGTGGGCGGCGGTGACACGGCGATGGAAGAGGCGACGTACCTGGCGAAAATCGTCAACCACGTCACCCTCATCCACCGCCGCGACACGCTGCGCGCCTCCAAGGTGATGCAGGAGCGCGCCCGCCAGAATCCGAAAATCTCCTTCATGTGGGACTCCGCGGTGGAGGAGGTCCTCGGCGACGCGAAGGGGATGAATGGCGCGGTGGTGCGCAACCTGAAGACGGGTGACAGCCATCAGGTGAAGGCGACCGGCTTGTTCGTGGCCATTGGCCACACGCCCAACACGGAGCTGTTCCAGGGCGTGCTGGAGACGCACCAGGGCGGCTACCTCAAGACGGTGCCGGGCTCCACGCGCACCAACATCGAGGGCGTGTTCGCCTGTGGTGACGTGCAGGACCACTACTACCGCCAGGCCATCACCGCGGCGGGCACGGGCTGCATGGCCGCCATCGACGCAGAGCGCTGGCTCATCGAGCACGGCGAGTAG